In Silene latifolia isolate original U9 population chromosome X, ASM4854445v1, whole genome shotgun sequence, the following proteins share a genomic window:
- the LOC141617880 gene encoding uncharacterized protein LOC141617880 encodes MGANPPWDIVESYIYRVWDQFGIDRVSFLDNGVFIIRLTKIAGKEALLKSGYYMFDNKPMIIKPWVVDMDLVKEKVVVVPVWVKLYGIPLKFWGKCLSKIADLDGKYVKMDVETHDKVRLSYARVMVELPMDQMLPEKVKFLNEYGQVVCVTIDYEWRPISCTSCNGIGHDSTPCKKPGRKRGKSSTQFPMSKPKPQQKQEWRPILKPQTASAVRSTPAKQIMRLNRQEGMVGVRLSGKFSTYTFMDGLNNTTTPQGTVVESGKDPTVNNINAYAQHIHMLVHSQTGGKKFYLSMIYAFNGLCKRVELWNLLKGISVGCTNPWLWLGDFNTVLSHVERLGGNTSNAEMEHFQDCVSICGMEDIHATGALFTWSNKQEPSDRVYSILDRAMGNQEWLDTFGDKCFSNIENNTSITSIAMENIQKALVDKPDDVELLQQEMDLAHDLKKLISARDSFLI; translated from the exons ATGGGGGCTAATCCTCCTTGGGATATTGTTGAAAGCTACATCTATCGTGTTTGGGACCAATTTGGGATTGATAGGGTTTCTTTTCTAGATAATGGTGTTTTTATTATTAGACTCACTAAAATTGCTGGTAAGGAAGCCTTATTGAAATCTGGGTATTAcatgtttgataataaaccaATGATTATTAAACCGTGGGTTGTGGATATGGATTTAGTTAAAGAGAAAGTCGTTGTGGTTCCTGTATGGGTTAAACTATATGGAATTCCTCTGAAGTTTTGGGGGAAGTGTTTATCTAAGATTGCGGACTTGGATGGTAAGTATGTTAAGATGGACGTTGAGACACATGATAAGGTTCGTCTGAGTTATGCTCGGGTTATGGTGGAATTGCCTATGGATCAGATGTTACCTGAGAAAGTGAAGTTTTTAAATGAATATGGGCAAGTGGTGTGTGTGACTATAGATTATGAGTGGAGGCCTATTTCCTGTACTAGTTGTAATGGGATAGGTCATGACTCTACCCCATGTAAGAAACCTGGTAGGAAGAGGGGTAAGAGTAGTACTCAATTTCCTATGTCAAAGCCTAAACCTCAACAGAAACAAGAATGGAGGCCTATTCTGAAACCTCAGACTGCATCTGCTG TTAGGTCTACACCAGCTAAGCAGATAATGAGACTTAATAGACAAGAGGGAATGGTTGGGGTGAGGTTATCTGGCAAGTTTAGTACATATACTTTTATGGATGGACTAAATAACACTACTACTCCTCAGGGGACGGTAGTAGAGAGTGGAAAGGATCCCACTGTTAACAATATCAATGCATA TGCACAACATATTCATATGTTAGTGCATTCTCAAACTGGTGGGAAGAAGTTTTATCTTAGTATGATATATGCTTTTAATGGGTTGTGTAAGAGAGTTGAGTTGTGGAATTTACTAAAGGGGATTTCTGTAGGGTGTACTAACCCTTGGTTATGGCTTGGGGATTTTAATACAGTTCTATCTCATGTTGAGAGATTGGGTGGAAACACTTCTAATGCAGAGATGGAGCATTTTCAAGATTGTGTCTCTATTTGTGGTATGGAGGACATTCATGCTACTGGAGCTCTATTTACCTGGTCTAATAAACAGGAACCATCTGATAGGGTGTATAGTATATTGGATAGAGCTATGGGGAATCAGGAGTGGTTGGACACGTTTGGGGACA AGTGCTTCTCTAATATTGAGAATAATACCAGTATTACAAGTATTGCCATGGAGAATATTCAAAAGGCACTAGTTGATAAACCTGATGATGTTGAGCTATTGCAGCAGGAGATGGATTTGGCTCATGATCTTAAGAAATTGATTTCAGCAAGGGATAGTTTCTTAATATAG